One region of Esox lucius isolate fEsoLuc1 chromosome 17, fEsoLuc1.pri, whole genome shotgun sequence genomic DNA includes:
- the errfi1a gene encoding ERBB receptor feedback inhibitor 1a, which translates to MRPDCAWSMSTAGLTAQEIYLPADSPFLRASHCLSMAGAKPSWNHSHELDKLYFSMDAAAPEYVKCQQVPRSLSSEKQKHNSGTQQLPPKKSRPTHLSLSSSAEPSTPSPAEDDQVVPSFKRLSVYERASPPHTPGRGAKPLPPLPGQADLSPDQAMDNEVEFFTSSDDSRCLVPEQCPPKPNSFRYGTPSRRSFRGCGQINYAYFDGPAGQQRQQEQQEKQRLQEQLWERQEQQRIQHEQQMLEQEVREHAERQPSEQPACPRHQDRGQRKLRRSHSGPAGSFNKPTSLRLSCHHRPTQGPEKPEVPPRVPIPPRPAKMADYRRWSAEVSSGAYSDEDKPPKVPPRDPLLLRGSSRTPSPKSLPSYLNGVMPPTQSFAPDPKYVSRGLQRQNSEGSPCILPVMENGRKASTTHYFLLPQRPAYLDKPCLEKLFREMECPAGRGGGASDPEWDCQTRRKAQVDLV; encoded by the exons ATGCGACCCGATTGTGCCTGGAGCATGTCCACAGCGGGCCTGACTGCCCAGGAGATCTATTTACCCGCGGACAGCCCCTTTCTGCGGGCCAGTCACTGTCTCAGCATGGCTGGAGCCAAGCCCTCATGGAACCATTCCCATGAGTTGGACAA GTTGTACTTCAGTATGGATGCAGCAGCCCCAGAATACGTGAAATGTCAGCAGGTGCCACGATCACTCAGTTCTGAGA AACAGAAACATAACTCTGGTACACAGCAGTTACCTCCAAAGAAATCCCGTCCCACCCATCTGTCTCTGTCGTCCAGCGCTGAGCCCTCCACCCCTAGCCCTGCCGAAGACGATCAGGTGGTCCCGTCCTTCAAGCGTTTGTCTGTGTACGAACGCGCCagtcccccacacacaccaggccGGGGGGCCAAGCCCCTGCCCCCTCTCCCTGGGCAGGCAGACCTTTCCCCTGACCAGGCCATGGACAACGAGGTGGAGTTCTTTACCAGTTCAGATGATAGCCGTTGCTTGGTGCCTGAGCAGTGTCCCCCCAAACCCAATTCCTTCCGCTACGGAACCCCGAGCCGCCGGAGCTTTAGGGGCTGTGGCCAGATTAACTATGCTTATTTCGACGGCCCGGCGGGACAGCAGAGACAGCAGGAGCAGCAGGAGAAGCAAAGGCTTCAGGAGCAACTTTGGGAACGGCAGGAGCAGCAGCGGATACAGCATGAGCAGCAGATGTTGGAGCAGGAGGTTCGGGAGCATGCCGAGCGTCAGCCCTCGGAGCAGCCGGCGTGTCCCAGACATCAGGACCGAGGCCAAAGGAAGCTGCGGCGCTCTCACTCGGGACCCGCCGGCTCCTTCAACAAGCCCACGTCACTGCGCCTGTCCTGCCACCACCGCCCCACTCAGGGTCCGGAGAAACCGGAGGTGCCCCCGCGCGTGCCCATCCCCCCACGGCCCGCCAAGATGGCAGACTACCGCCGCTGGTCAGCCGAGGTGTCGTCAGGGGCCTACAGCGACGAGGACAAGCCCCCGAAGGTGCCCCCCAGGGACCCATTGTTGTTGCGAGGCAGCTCCCGTACCCCCAGCCCCAAAAGCCTTCCCTCGTACCTCAACGGTGTCATGCCCCCCACGCAGAGCTTCGCCCCAGACCCAAAGTACGTGAGCCGGGGTTTACAGAGACAGAACAGTGAGGGTTCTCCCTGCATCCTGCCTGTCATGGAGAACGGCAGGAAGGCCAGCACCACACACTACTTCCTGCTTCCACAACGCCCCGCCTACCTGGACAAACCTTGCCTGGAGAAACTTTTCAGGGAAATGGAATGCCCGGCAGGTCGCGGTGGAGGGGCTTCAGACCCAGAGTGGGATTGTCAGACCAGGAGGAAAGCACAGGTGGATCTAGTTTGA